Proteins encoded together in one Micromonospora auratinigra window:
- a CDS encoding DeoR/GlpR family DNA-binding transcription regulator, which translates to MLARQRQAAILDRVRSAGGVRVTELAAEFGVSDMTIRRDLETLHEQGLLAKVHGGATLADAGSTDEPGFRAKSVIQAAEKAAIATRAAQLVRPGAAVALSAGTTTAELARRLVDVPGLTVVTNSLPVAEILHVGGRPDQTVVLTGGVRTPSDALVGPLAVAALGALHLDLLFLGVHGISERAGFTTPNLMEADTDRALVAAADRLVVLADHTKWGTVGISSIVGLDAADVLITDDRLAPGARRVLEERVGELVMVPGTEGAQ; encoded by the coding sequence GTGCTCGCGCGACAACGGCAGGCGGCCATCCTCGACCGGGTGCGCAGTGCCGGTGGCGTCCGGGTCACCGAGCTGGCCGCCGAGTTCGGCGTCTCCGACATGACCATCCGTCGCGACCTGGAGACGTTGCACGAGCAGGGCCTGCTGGCCAAGGTGCACGGCGGGGCGACCCTCGCCGACGCCGGTTCCACCGACGAGCCCGGCTTCCGCGCCAAGTCGGTGATCCAGGCGGCCGAGAAGGCGGCGATCGCCACCCGGGCCGCGCAACTGGTCCGCCCCGGCGCGGCCGTCGCGCTCTCCGCCGGCACGACCACCGCCGAACTGGCCCGCCGCCTGGTCGACGTGCCGGGCCTGACCGTGGTCACGAACTCGCTGCCGGTGGCCGAGATCCTGCACGTCGGCGGGCGGCCGGATCAGACGGTGGTGCTGACCGGCGGGGTGCGTACCCCGTCCGACGCCCTGGTCGGTCCGCTGGCCGTGGCCGCGCTCGGGGCGCTGCACCTGGACCTGCTCTTCCTCGGCGTGCACGGGATCAGCGAGCGGGCCGGGTTCACCACGCCGAACCTGATGGAGGCCGACACCGACCGCGCCCTGGTGGCCGCCGCCGACCGGCTGGTGGTCCTGGCCGACCACACCAAGTGGGGCACGGTCGGCATCTCCTCCATCGTCGGCCTCGACGCGGCGGACGTGCTGATCACCGACGACCGGTTGGCACCCGGGGCACGACGGGTACTCGAGGAGAGGGTGGGCGAGCTGGTG